GGTGGGCTCGTCCAGGATGAGGAGCTTGGGGGAGAGCATCAGGGCCCGGCCGATGGCCACCATCTGCCTTTCCCCCCCGGAAAGCTGCCCCGCCTTCTGCCCCCGGCGCTCGTAGAGCCGGGGGAAGAGGGTGTAGACCCGCTCCTTGCGCTCTTTAAGGTCCCCTTGTAGCACGTAGGCCCCCATCTCCAGGTTCTCCTCCACGGTGAGGTTCTGGAAGACGTTGTTCACCTGGGGCACGTAGGCCATGCCCTTGCGGATGAGGAGCTCCGGCGGCTTGCGGGTGACCTCCTCCCCGGCGAACTCCACCCGGCCCTCCTTCACCCGCACCAGGCCGAAGAGGGCCTTGACCAGGGTGCTCTTCCCCGCCCCGTTGGGGCCGATGATCACCACGATCTCCCCGGGGTCCACCCGCAGGCGGACCCCCTTGAGGATCTCCAGCTCCCCGTAGCCGGCCACGATCCCCTCAGCCCTCAAAAGCGCCATACTGCCCTCCCAAATAGGCCTCCAGGACCTTGGGGTCCCGCCGCACCGCCTCCGGGGAGCCCTCCTTGAGGACGCTCCCCTCGCTCAGGACCACGATGGGGTCGCAAAGCCGCATCACCAGGTCCATGTCGTGCTCGATGATGAGGAAGGTCAGGCCCTTGCGGTTGAGCTCCAGGATCTTTTCCGCAAGCTTTTTCATCAGGGTGGGGTTCACCCCGGCCCCGGGCTCGTCCAAAAGGACCAGCCTGGGCTCGGCCATGAGAACCCGGGCCAGCTCCAGAAGCTTCCGCTGCCCCCCGGAGAGGTTGCCCGCGTACTCGTCCTTGAGGTGGAGGAGCTCCACGAACTCCAGGACCTCCAGGGCCCTTTGCCGGATGGCCTCCTCCTGGGCCCGCACCGCCTGGGGCCGGAACCAGACGTTCCAGAACCCTTCTCCCAGCTGGCCCAGGGGCACCAGCATCAGGTTTTCCAAGACGGTGAGGAGGCGGTGCTCCCGGGGGATCTGGAAGGTGCGGGCCAGGCCCTTGCGGAAGATCCGGTAGGGGGGCAGGCCGGTGATCTCCTCCCCCTGGAAGAGGACCCGGCCCGCGTCGGGCCTGAGGAAGCCGGTGATGAGGTTGAAGACCGTGGTCTTGCCCGCCCCGTTGGGGCCGATGAGGCCGGTGATGGAGCCCTCCGCCACGGCGAAGGTGCAGCCGTTCACCGCCCTTAGGCCCCCGAAGTCCTTGACCAGGCCTTCTACCCGGAGAAGGGGTTCACGGGACATTTGTCCTCCATTCTACACCCCCCGCCTCAGGCCGGGACCCCGGCCATGAGGAGGCCGAGCCGTTCCTCCAGGTAGCCTTCCGGCTGGCCCTTGGCCTCTTCGGGGGTGAGCTCCCCCACGATCCTGCCCTCGTACATCACCAGGATGCGGTCAGCGAGGGAGAGCACCTCGGAGAGGTCGGCGGAAACCAGGAGCACCGCCAGACCCCGGTCCCGGGCCTCCACCAGGCGCTGGTGGATGAACTCGATGGCCCCCACGTCCACCCCCCGGGTGGGCTGGGCGGCCACGAGGAGCCTGGGGGCCCTGAGGAGCTCCCGGCCCACCACGATCTTCTGCTGGTTGCCCCCGGAGAAGCGCCTTGCGGAAAGCCCGGTGGAGCGGGGGCGGACGTCGAAGGTCTCCACCAGCTCCCGGGCGTGGGCCTCCAGCCGGTCGCCGTCCAGAAAGCCCAAAAACCCCCGGAAGGGCCTCCGGTGCTGGTCGCCGAGGACGGCGTTTTCCCGCACGGAGAAGTCCAGCACCAGGCCCCGGGCCTGCCGGTCCTCGGGGATGTGGCTCACCCCCGCCTCCCGGACCCTGCGGGCCAGGGGGGGGAGGGGCTTTCCCAGGTAGCGCACCACCCCCCGGTGGGGCCGAAGCCCGGTGAGGGCCTCCACCAGCTCCGTCTGCCCGTTCCCCTCCACCCCGGCGATGCCCACGATCTCCCCGGAGCGCACCCTAAAGCTCACCCCCTTGAGCCGGGGAGGGGCCTCGAGGCCCTCCACCTCCAGCACCACCTCCCCGGGCCGTGCGGGGCCCTTCGGTACCCGCAGGACCACCTCCCGCCCCACCATCATGCGGGCCAGCTCCTCCAGAGAGGTCGCCGGGGTCCTCACCGTGCCCACCACCCTCCCGTCCCGGATCACCGTAACCCGGTCGGAGACCTGCAAAACCTCCTTCAGCTTGTGGCTGATGAAGATGGCGGCGTTGCCCTTGGCCGCGTAGGCCCGGAGGAAACGGAAGAGCTCCTCCGCCTCCTGGGGGGTGAGGACGGCGGTGGGCTCGTCCAGGATGAGGATCTTGGCCTCACGGTAGAGGGCTTTGAGGATCTCCACCCGCTGCTGCAGCCCCACGGGCAGGTTCTCGATCCGCTCGTCCAAGGGGACCTGAAAGCCCAGCTCCTCCATGAGGGCCGAAGCCCGCCGTCTGGCCTGCTCCAGGTTGAGGAAGAAGGGGCTTCCCGGTTCCAGGCCCAGGACCAGGTTTTCCAAGACGGTGAAGGGCTCCACCAGCATGAAGTGCTGGTGGACCATGCCGATCCCGGCGCGGATGGCGTCCAGGGGGCTTTTGGGGCGGTAGGGGCGGCCCGCCACCCACATCTCCCCCCGGTCCGGGGGGAGGAGGCCGTAGACGATCCGCATCAGGGTGGACTTGCCCGCCCCGTTCTCCCCCACCAGGGCCAGGACCTCGCCCCACTCCAGGTCCAGGCCGATGCGGTCGTTGGCCAGGACCAGGGGGAAGCGCTTGGTGATGCCTTGT
Above is a genomic segment from Thermus thermamylovorans containing:
- a CDS encoding ABC transporter ATP-binding protein encodes the protein MALLRAEGIVAGYGELEILKGVRLRVDPGEIVVIIGPNGAGKSTLVKALFGLVRVKEGRVEFAGEEVTRKPPELLIRKGMAYVPQVNNVFQNLTVEENLEMGAYVLQGDLKERKERVYTLFPRLYERRGQKAGQLSGGERQMVAIGRALMLSPKLLILDEPT
- a CDS encoding ABC transporter ATP-binding protein, with translation MSREPLLRVEGLVKDFGGLRAVNGCTFAVAEGSITGLIGPNGAGKTTVFNLITGFLRPDAGRVLFQGEEITGLPPYRIFRKGLARTFQIPREHRLLTVLENLMLVPLGQLGEGFWNVWFRPQAVRAQEEAIRQRALEVLEFVELLHLKDEYAGNLSGGQRKLLELARVLMAEPRLVLLDEPGAGVNPTLMKKLAEKILELNRKGLTFLIIEHDMDLVMRLCDPIVVLSEGSVLKEGSPEAVRRDPKVLEAYLGGQYGAFEG
- a CDS encoding ABC transporter ATP-binding protein, whose product is MAKALALQGITKRFPLVLANDRIGLDLEWGEVLALVGENGAGKSTLMRIVYGLLPPDRGEMWVAGRPYRPKSPLDAIRAGIGMVHQHFMLVEPFTVLENLVLGLEPGSPFFLNLEQARRRASALMEELGFQVPLDERIENLPVGLQQRVEILKALYREAKILILDEPTAVLTPQEAEELFRFLRAYAAKGNAAIFISHKLKEVLQVSDRVTVIRDGRVVGTVRTPATSLEELARMMVGREVVLRVPKGPARPGEVVLEVEGLEAPPRLKGVSFRVRSGEIVGIAGVEGNGQTELVEALTGLRPHRGVVRYLGKPLPPLARRVREAGVSHIPEDRQARGLVLDFSVRENAVLGDQHRRPFRGFLGFLDGDRLEAHARELVETFDVRPRSTGLSARRFSGGNQQKIVVGRELLRAPRLLVAAQPTRGVDVGAIEFIHQRLVEARDRGLAVLLVSADLSEVLSLADRILVMYEGRIVGELTPEEAKGQPEGYLEERLGLLMAGVPA